The following coding sequences are from one Frigoribacterium sp. Leaf415 window:
- a CDS encoding glucose-6-phosphate dehydrogenase, which produces MSEKKAPEPATLLMLGASGDLAARLLIPGLGGLLSLEPPRRVQLIGAGVEEYTDAEWKARVKTSFDSVQASGPAVDALLESTRYITADVTGVDGLRSLVEACDAPPSIYFALPPAITEKACTALRKVDLPEGTSLALEKPFGTDLASAKKLNREVLKLVPEDQVHRVDHFLGRSTVLNLLGLRFANRLIEPMLNNQHVESIEIVYDEELGLENRARYYDHAGAMVDMIQSHLLQVMAVLTMNAPATLGPADLRDEKELVLRATHVWDDDAVANTRRARYGKGEVDGRTLPAYVDEDGVDPSLETETLAEVVVEVANWRWAGVPILLRSGKALASRRREIVITFRPPTHVPKEFVGGGTPDRLRIAISPDEMSLELNVNGPGDSYDLSRASLHADFGAADLTAYGEVLEGILDDDPTLSVRGDSAEEGWRIVAPVVEAWTSGEVAIDEYPAGSAGPESWPAGVHQNEPAVRAREGAKLAHRED; this is translated from the coding sequence ATGAGCGAGAAGAAGGCCCCCGAACCGGCGACCCTGTTGATGCTGGGGGCGAGCGGGGACCTCGCCGCGCGCCTCCTGATCCCCGGCCTGGGCGGCCTCTTGTCACTCGAGCCGCCGCGCCGCGTGCAGCTGATCGGCGCCGGCGTCGAGGAGTACACCGACGCCGAGTGGAAGGCGCGCGTGAAGACGTCGTTCGACAGCGTCCAGGCGAGCGGCCCCGCGGTCGACGCGCTGCTCGAGTCGACCAGGTACATCACGGCCGACGTGACCGGGGTCGACGGGCTCCGCAGCCTCGTCGAGGCGTGCGACGCGCCTCCGTCCATCTATTTCGCCCTGCCGCCCGCCATCACCGAGAAGGCCTGCACGGCCCTGCGTAAGGTCGACCTGCCCGAGGGCACGTCCCTCGCCCTCGAGAAGCCGTTCGGCACCGACCTCGCCAGCGCGAAGAAGTTGAACCGGGAGGTGTTGAAGCTCGTGCCCGAGGACCAGGTGCACCGCGTCGACCACTTCCTGGGCCGTTCGACCGTGCTCAACCTGCTCGGTCTGCGCTTCGCGAACCGCCTGATCGAGCCCATGCTCAACAACCAACACGTCGAGAGCATCGAGATCGTCTACGACGAAGAGCTCGGCCTCGAGAACCGCGCCCGCTACTACGACCACGCCGGCGCCATGGTCGACATGATCCAGAGCCACCTGCTGCAGGTCATGGCCGTGCTGACGATGAACGCCCCCGCGACGCTCGGCCCCGCCGACCTGCGCGACGAGAAGGAGTTGGTGCTGCGCGCCACCCACGTCTGGGACGACGACGCGGTCGCGAACACCCGCCGCGCCCGTTACGGCAAGGGCGAGGTCGACGGCCGCACCCTGCCCGCCTACGTCGACGAGGACGGCGTCGATCCGTCGCTCGAGACCGAGACGCTGGCCGAGGTCGTCGTCGAGGTGGCGAACTGGCGCTGGGCCGGCGTGCCGATCCTGCTGCGGTCGGGCAAGGCCCTGGCGTCGCGTCGCCGCGAGATCGTCATCACCTTCCGCCCGCCGACCCACGTGCCGAAGGAGTTCGTCGGCGGCGGCACCCCCGACCGCCTCCGCATCGCGATATCGCCCGACGAGATGTCGCTCGAACTGAACGTCAACGGGCCGGGCGACTCGTACGACCTGTCCCGCGCCTCCTTGCACGCCGACTTCGGCGCGGCCGACCTGACGGCTTACGGCGAGGTGCTCGAGGGCATCCTCGACGACGACCCGACGCTCTCGGTGCGCGGCGACTCGGCGGAAGAGGGCTGGCGCATCGTCGCCCCCGTCGTCGAGGCCTGGACGTCCGGCGAGGTCGCCATCGACGAGTACCCGGCGGGGTCGGCCGGGCCGGAGTCCTGGCCCGCGGGCGTGCACCAGAACGAGCCCGCCGTCCGGGCCCGCGAGGGTGCGAAGCTGGCGCACCGCGAGGACTGA
- a CDS encoding transglutaminase-like domain-containing protein produces the protein MKRTASARLEFDVDGPAEFVLSIAASRAYAPTGTGPATGTGPAAGTADTARITEEALAVTQHGAPLEVRELHDHHGTLLHLCEVGAGRVTVDYRVVVDGRLDEPAVDDLDLVRYRRPSRYCESDTLSPTARAEFGGLEGRELLAAVATWVGSHLAYVPGASAPTDGAVQTLLDRQGVCRDYAHLVIALLRGLDVPARLVSVYAPGLSPMDFHAVAEAFVDGAWHVVDATGLAPRQTLLRIATGRDASDTAFLSSHGGRVTVAGMQVGAVADVLPRDDVSTFVSLG, from the coding sequence ATGAAGCGCACCGCGTCCGCCCGGCTCGAGTTCGACGTCGACGGCCCCGCCGAGTTCGTCCTGTCGATCGCCGCCTCCCGCGCCTACGCCCCGACCGGCACAGGACCGGCGACCGGCACGGGACCGGCGGCCGGCACGGCCGACACCGCCCGCATCACCGAGGAGGCGCTGGCCGTCACCCAGCACGGCGCGCCCCTCGAGGTCCGCGAGCTGCACGACCACCACGGCACCCTCCTCCACCTGTGCGAGGTCGGGGCCGGGCGGGTCACCGTGGACTACCGGGTCGTCGTCGACGGACGCCTCGACGAACCCGCCGTCGACGACTTGGACCTCGTGCGCTACCGCCGCCCGAGCCGCTACTGCGAGTCCGACACGCTCAGCCCCACCGCCCGCGCCGAGTTCGGCGGGCTCGAAGGGCGCGAACTGCTCGCCGCGGTCGCGACGTGGGTCGGTTCGCACCTCGCCTACGTGCCCGGGGCCAGCGCACCGACCGACGGCGCCGTGCAGACCCTGCTCGACCGGCAGGGCGTCTGCCGCGACTACGCCCACCTCGTGATCGCCCTGTTGCGCGGGCTCGACGTGCCCGCGCGGCTGGTCAGCGTCTACGCCCCGGGTCTGTCGCCGATGGACTTCCACGCCGTGGCCGAGGCCTTCGTCGACGGTGCCTGGCACGTGGTCGACGCCACCGGGCTGGCCCCTCGGCAGACGTTGCTGCGCATCGCGACCGGTCGGGACGCCTCCGACACGGCGTTCCTCTCGAGCCACGGCGGACGGGTCACGGTCGCGGGGATGCAGGTCGGGGCCGTCGCCGACGTCCTGCCGCGCGACGACGTGAGCACCTTCGTCAGCCTCGGCTGA